The DNA window CGTCAGCGTGGACGGCACCGCCGCCCTCGTCGAGGCCAAGGACCTCGCCGATACACGGGGCATCGACTTCACCCTGGTCACCTGCAGTCGCGGCGTCGACCACGCTCTCGCCGCCACCGGCATGCTCCGGCTCTTCCGTTGCTACCCCTCCGTGGAGTCCGCGCGGGCATGCGAGTGCCGTGCGGCCGATCTCCGCGGCGCCGATCTCGGTCACCCGGTAGGCCCCTGAGAACTCTGGACGGTCGAGTGTGAGACCGCGGCGATTGCGCTGCGGCGTATTGCTTTTCGCATGGAATGGCCGCCCCACCCGCTCTCGGAACCGAGACGACCGAACGGTGCCCAGCCGTGCCCGGCACGAGGAGGTATAACCGAGAAATGGCGACAGCGGACAACGGCGACGACACGTCGGCACTGGCAGAGAAAATTTCCGAACTCGCGGGGGAGACGGGGCGCACCGTCGCCACGGCGGAGTCACTCACCGGCGGGCACATCTCGTGCCAACTGGGCGCGGCACCCAATTCCTCCGAGTGGTATCGCGGCAGCATCGTCGCGTATTCCAGCGAGGTGAAGCACCAACTGCTGGAGGTCCCCGAGGGCCCGGTGGTCTCCGAACCCAGCGCACGCAACATGGCGTCGACCACCGCCCGGCTTCTCGGGGCGGACACCGTCATCGCCGTGACCGGCGCGGGCGGACCGGATCCTCAGGACGGCGAGGACCCCGGCACAGTCTGGTTCGCGTTGTTCGATCGCGGCCGGGTCACCGCCGAGAAGGTGACGTTCGCGGGCGATCCGCCCGAGGTCGTCGAGCAGACCGCCCGCCGTGCGCTCGAGCTACTCGCAGAGAGCATCGCCGCGCAGTGACCCGCGTCCCGGGCGGCACCGGCACGCGGTGCCGCCCGGGGTCATATCAGGTCCAGGGCTCGAGCAGCACCTTGACTGCGCCGTCCTGCTTCTTCTGGAACATGTCGTAGGCACGCGGTGCGTCGGCCAGCGGAAGCCGGTGGGTGGCGAAGCTGTCGACGCCGAGCGGATCGTCGTCCGTCAGCAGCGGGAGGATGTCGTCGACCCAGCGCTTGACGTTCGCCTGCCCCATCCGCAGCTGAATCTGCTTGTCGAACATCTTGAACATGGGCAGCGGGTCCATCGCGCCGCCGTACACACCGACGATCGAGACGGTGCCGCCACGGCGCACGATGTCGATCGCGGCCTCGAGCGCTGCCAGACGGTCGATCCCCGCGTGGGTGAACAGCGGGCCGGCCACGGCGTCCGGCATGAACGACGTCGCCTGCTGCACGAGTTTCGCGCCCGGCGATCCGTGCGCCTCCATCCCGACCGCATCGATCACGGCATCCGTTCCGTGCCCGAACGTCATGTCCCGGATCACGGCGCCGATGTCGTCGTGCTCGCGTAGATCCAGAACCTCGATCCCCCGGTCCCGCACCCGCGCGAGACGCTCGGGCACCCGATCGACCCCGATCACACGGACGCCGCGGTGCGCGGCGATCCGCGCGGCCATGTCCCCGATCGGCCCGAGGCCGAGCACCGTCAGCGAGTCACCCTCGCGGACGCCGGCGTACTCGACCGCCTGCCACGCGGTCGGCAGTACATCGGACAGATACACGAACCGGTCGTCGGACGGCCCGTCGGGGACCTTGATGTGGGTGTACTGCGCCTGCGGCACGCGCAGGTACTGGGCCTGGGCGCCGGGAATGCTGCCGTAGAGCTTGGAGTAGCCGAAGAGGGCGGCACCCGTCCCTTCGGACCGAACCTGCGTCGTCTCGCACTGCGTCTGCAGACCACCGTGGCACATCGGACAGTGGCCACACGAAATCTGGAACGGGATCACCACCCGGTCGCCGACTGCGAGGTCGCCGGTGTCGCTACCGACCTCGCGAACGATCCCCATGGGCTCGTGCCCCAGGATGTCGCCGGCGTTCATGAACGGTGAAAGCAGCTCGTACAGATGCAGATCCGAACCGCAGATATTGGTGGTCGTCACCTCGATGATCGCGTCTTTCGGATCCTCGATCACCGGGTCCGGGACCGTGTCCACACTGACATTTCGCTTACCCTGCCACGTCACCGCTTTCACAACTGCCTCCTGATCGTATGGCGCTTTGTCTCGACACCTACCCGGCCAGCACCCGCTGCAAACGTCCCGCGCCTGCCACCGACGGATCTCCTCTCCCCGGGCTCGCGGGCCTCTCATCGGCGGT is part of the Rhodococcus sp. SGAir0479 genome and encodes:
- a CDS encoding CinA family protein; amino-acid sequence: MATADNGDDTSALAEKISELAGETGRTVATAESLTGGHISCQLGAAPNSSEWYRGSIVAYSSEVKHQLLEVPEGPVVSEPSARNMASTTARLLGADTVIAVTGAGGPDPQDGEDPGTVWFALFDRGRVTAEKVTFAGDPPEVVEQTARRALELLAESIAAQ
- a CDS encoding zinc-dependent alcohol dehydrogenase, whose product is MKAVTWQGKRNVSVDTVPDPVIEDPKDAIIEVTTTNICGSDLHLYELLSPFMNAGDILGHEPMGIVREVGSDTGDLAVGDRVVIPFQISCGHCPMCHGGLQTQCETTQVRSEGTGAALFGYSKLYGSIPGAQAQYLRVPQAQYTHIKVPDGPSDDRFVYLSDVLPTAWQAVEYAGVREGDSLTVLGLGPIGDMAARIAAHRGVRVIGVDRVPERLARVRDRGIEVLDLREHDDIGAVIRDMTFGHGTDAVIDAVGMEAHGSPGAKLVQQATSFMPDAVAGPLFTHAGIDRLAALEAAIDIVRRGGTVSIVGVYGGAMDPLPMFKMFDKQIQLRMGQANVKRWVDDILPLLTDDDPLGVDSFATHRLPLADAPRAYDMFQKKQDGAVKVLLEPWT